The following proteins come from a genomic window of Pararhodobacter sp.:
- a CDS encoding ActR/PrrA/RegA family redox response regulator transcription factor has protein sequence MADDSALDLGDDPSLLLVDDDEVFLKRLARAMERRGFVVETANSVAAGKALATSRPPAYAVIDLRLNDGNGLDVVEALRTKRPDARIVVLTGYGAIATAVAAVKIGATDYLSKPADADEVVNALMQREGAVLPEPPENPMSADRVRWEHIQRVYEQCDRNVSETARRLSMHRRTLQRILAKRSPR, from the coding sequence ATGGCTGATGATAGCGCGCTGGACTTGGGCGATGATCCGTCGCTTCTTCTGGTGGATGACGACGAGGTCTTTCTCAAACGCCTGGCGCGCGCCATGGAGCGTCGCGGATTTGTGGTTGAAACCGCCAATTCCGTTGCGGCCGGCAAGGCGCTGGCGACCTCTCGGCCCCCGGCTTATGCGGTGATTGATCTGCGCCTGAACGATGGTAACGGGCTCGATGTGGTCGAGGCCTTGCGCACCAAGCGGCCCGACGCGCGAATCGTCGTGCTGACCGGCTACGGCGCGATTGCGACGGCAGTTGCGGCGGTGAAAATTGGCGCGACCGATTACCTCTCGAAACCTGCCGATGCCGATGAGGTGGTCAACGCCTTGATGCAACGCGAGGGGGCTGTACTGCCAGAGCCGCCCGAAAACCCGATGTCCGCGGACCGTGTGCGGTGGGAGCATATTCAGCGCGTGTATGAACAATGTGACCGCAATGTCAGCGAAACCGCGCGGCGGTTGTCGATGCATCGCAGAACCTTGCAGCGCATTCTCGCCAAACGCAGCCCGCGTTAA
- a CDS encoding ComF family protein — translation MGSVFRLTAAEVKSTRAGSLLIAGARGLLDTLYPPHCLACDVAVQDPGTLCAACWSDTPFVSGLACDKCGIPLLGNADEGEALCDDCLTVARPWAHGRAALVYGDVARRMVLALKYGDRHDIATPAGRWMARRLSPLIRPDTVVVPVPLHRWRLFKRRYNQSALLAAALARDINRPHCPDLLLRTRRTTTQDGRTRAGRFENLQGAIAAHPKRAHQIEGRHVVLVDDVMTSGATLAAATEACFGAGADTVDVVVMARVGREE, via the coding sequence ATGGGGTCTGTGTTTCGCCTGACGGCCGCTGAAGTCAAGAGCACGCGCGCCGGATCTTTGCTGATCGCGGGGGCGCGTGGGCTGCTCGACACGCTCTATCCGCCCCATTGCCTGGCCTGTGACGTCGCCGTGCAAGACCCCGGCACGCTTTGCGCCGCCTGTTGGAGCGATACGCCCTTTGTCAGCGGGTTGGCCTGCGACAAATGCGGCATCCCCTTGCTGGGCAACGCCGACGAGGGGGAGGCACTCTGCGATGATTGCCTGACAGTCGCGCGCCCTTGGGCGCACGGTCGTGCCGCATTGGTTTACGGCGACGTCGCGCGGCGGATGGTGCTGGCGTTGAAATATGGCGACCGCCACGACATCGCCACCCCCGCCGGGCGCTGGATGGCGCGCCGCCTGTCGCCACTGATCCGGCCCGATACCGTGGTTGTTCCGGTCCCCCTGCATCGCTGGCGCTTGTTCAAGCGGCGCTACAATCAATCAGCGTTGCTGGCGGCCGCCCTCGCGCGTGACATCAACCGCCCGCACTGCCCGGATTTGCTGCTGCGTACCCGCCGGACCACCACGCAAGACGGCAGAACCCGCGCCGGGCGGTTCGAGAACCTGCAAGGCGCAATCGCTGCCCACCCCAAGCGCGCCCACCAGATCGAGGGGCGGCATGTGGTGTTGGTTGACGATGTGATGACCTCGGGCGCGACCCTCGCCGCCGCGACCGAAGCGTGCTTTGGGGCCGGTGCCGATACGGTCGATGTGGTGGTGATGGCGCGGGTAGGCCGCGAGGAATAA
- the trxA gene encoding thioredoxin, whose protein sequence is MPTVAVTDANFDAEVRDSDLPVVIDFWAEWCGPCKQIGPALEELSEEYAGRVKIAKVNVDENPEVTAAMGIRGIPALFMVKEGKIIANKVGAAPKAALASWIDSAL, encoded by the coding sequence ATGCCCACAGTAGCCGTCACCGATGCGAATTTCGACGCAGAGGTCCGCGATAGCGACCTGCCCGTCGTCATTGATTTCTGGGCAGAGTGGTGCGGCCCTTGCAAGCAGATCGGCCCAGCCCTTGAGGAATTGTCCGAGGAATATGCCGGCCGCGTGAAGATCGCCAAGGTCAATGTGGACGAAAACCCTGAGGTCACGGCGGCGATGGGGATTCGCGGAATCCCGGCGCTGTTCATGGTCAAGGAAGGCAAGATCATTGCCAACAAGGTCGGTGCTGCGCCAAAGGCCGCGCTGGCATCATGGATTGACTCAGCCCTCTGA
- the addA gene encoding double-strand break repair helicase AddA, which produces MHEASQRQIDAAHPGQSTWLSANAGSGKTKVLTDRVARLLLHETPPQRILCLTYTKAAASEMQNRLFRRLGQWAMLPDPELIDALRDLGEDVDAKPDILLRARRLFARAIETPGGLKIQTIHAFCSAVLRRFPLEAAVSPDFSEAEERSLQQLRVELLDRLAQGPDAGVLSDLLTRLNEDAFGRVLQDLGKHRDGFEGDMPDLRALFDLPPGYTEATLLADAFDGDELDLLSRLLPFLRAGSTNDIKLAKVLAGIDALNLDAIATLEGKLLFSAGAKTPFAAKVGKVMTGPTQAKVGVDDSEALDALALRIEDVRLRRQALDALRATETLHRFARLWLPSFDAAKTARGWLDFDDLIRLTRRLLGVSSVAQWVLFKLDGGIDHILVDEAQDTSPEQWRVIDLLTQEFAAGQGARHEDRTIFVVGDRKQSIYSFQGADLRGFEATHDAFHQRLADAGQALVRSDLKHSFRSSDAILRLVDHCFAPEHGDSGLGGASEHVAFHLHKPGRVDLWPAIEAPEKDDDQPWFEPLDRPSKSHPEIILAHTIAQEIRAMIDRGEQIDTEAGPRPVHEGDFLILVRRRRVLFNALIRSCKALGLEIAGADRLLLSEELAVQDLIALLKFLALPEDDLSLAVALRSPVFGWSEDRLYRLAQGRGDQYLWEALRHDAQAVEARAVLDDLRRQVDFLRPFELIERILTKHDRRHRIRARFGAEVDEALEAFVDLALSYEQGHIPSLDGFLGWLEASDAEVKRQTESAGRRVRVMTVHGAKGLEAPIVILPDTAARKPPTSPAIAQIDGVPILRTIKANATEAQLAADAAAAALREEENDRLLYVALTRAESWLIVACAGDPAAESSWYAKVALGMESLATIPLETALGEGARHEHGVWPRALGETPASDAAQAQTLTLADIPAAPAKQKTVSPTALGGAKALAGAGDDTDTALARGSLIHRLLEVLPTVPDHQRAAEGLALLARSGDPDDGAACLAEALSVLANPELAQVFDRTALIEVAVAGTWNQQGLWGVIDRLLIDDTRVLAIDFKSNRVVPRDAASVPEGILRQMGAYAHLLAAIYPGRRIETALLWTSQARLMMLDAPIVNAALARAALDPAEPAS; this is translated from the coding sequence ATGCATGAGGCGTCACAACGGCAGATTGATGCCGCGCATCCCGGCCAATCGACGTGGCTTTCGGCCAATGCCGGGTCGGGCAAAACCAAGGTTCTGACGGATCGCGTGGCGCGCCTGTTGCTGCATGAAACGCCGCCGCAGCGGATTTTGTGCCTGACCTATACCAAGGCCGCGGCCAGCGAGATGCAGAACCGGCTGTTTCGGCGCTTGGGTCAGTGGGCGATGCTTCCTGATCCCGAGTTGATCGACGCCCTGCGCGATCTTGGCGAAGATGTTGACGCCAAGCCCGACATCCTGCTGCGTGCCCGGCGGTTGTTCGCACGGGCAATCGAGACGCCCGGCGGGCTGAAGATCCAGACGATTCACGCGTTTTGCAGCGCCGTCCTGCGGCGCTTTCCGCTTGAGGCTGCAGTCTCGCCCGATTTCTCCGAGGCCGAGGAGCGCAGCTTGCAGCAACTGCGGGTGGAGTTGCTGGATCGGTTGGCGCAGGGACCGGATGCGGGCGTGTTGTCGGATCTGCTGACACGGCTCAACGAAGATGCGTTTGGCCGGGTTTTGCAGGATTTGGGCAAGCATAGAGACGGTTTCGAGGGCGACATGCCCGACCTTCGCGCGCTGTTTGACCTGCCGCCCGGCTATACCGAAGCCACCTTGCTGGCCGACGCCTTCGATGGTGATGAGCTTGATCTGCTGTCACGGTTGCTGCCGTTTCTGCGGGCGGGCAGCACAAATGACATCAAGCTGGCAAAAGTGCTGGCGGGGATTGATGCGCTGAACCTCGATGCGATTGCGACGCTTGAGGGCAAGCTGCTGTTCAGCGCTGGTGCAAAAACACCATTCGCGGCCAAAGTCGGCAAGGTGATGACCGGTCCGACGCAGGCCAAAGTGGGCGTCGACGACAGCGAGGCGCTGGATGCTCTGGCGCTGCGGATCGAAGATGTGCGCCTGCGTCGGCAAGCGCTGGACGCCTTGCGCGCCACGGAAACGCTGCATCGATTCGCACGGCTGTGGCTGCCCAGCTTCGATGCCGCCAAAACCGCGCGTGGCTGGCTTGATTTTGACGATCTGATCCGGCTGACACGGCGTTTGCTGGGGGTTTCCTCGGTCGCGCAATGGGTTCTGTTCAAGCTGGATGGCGGGATCGATCACATTCTGGTGGACGAGGCGCAAGACACCAGCCCCGAACAATGGCGCGTGATTGACCTGCTGACGCAAGAATTCGCGGCGGGTCAGGGGGCACGGCACGAGGATCGGACAATCTTTGTCGTCGGGGATCGCAAGCAGTCCATCTATTCGTTTCAAGGGGCCGATTTGCGCGGTTTCGAGGCCACGCATGACGCATTTCACCAGCGTCTTGCGGATGCCGGGCAGGCGTTGGTGCGGTCGGATTTGAAGCATTCGTTCCGCTCGTCCGACGCGATCTTGCGCCTGGTGGATCATTGTTTCGCGCCCGAGCATGGCGACTCGGGCCTCGGTGGCGCGTCCGAGCATGTGGCGTTTCATCTGCATAAACCGGGGCGCGTTGATCTTTGGCCCGCGATTGAGGCGCCAGAGAAAGACGATGATCAACCGTGGTTCGAGCCGCTTGACCGCCCGTCAAAGTCGCACCCAGAGATTATCTTGGCGCACACCATCGCGCAGGAAATCCGCGCGATGATCGACCGCGGCGAACAGATCGACACGGAGGCAGGGCCGCGCCCGGTGCATGAGGGTGATTTCCTGATCCTCGTGCGGCGGCGGCGCGTTTTGTTCAACGCGCTGATCCGGTCGTGCAAAGCGCTCGGGCTGGAGATCGCCGGGGCCGACCGCTTGCTGTTGAGCGAAGAACTGGCGGTTCAGGACCTGATCGCCCTGCTGAAATTCCTGGCACTGCCCGAGGATGACCTGTCCTTGGCGGTGGCGCTGCGGTCGCCTGTGTTCGGGTGGAGCGAGGATCGTTTGTACCGTTTGGCGCAGGGTCGGGGTGACCAATATCTGTGGGAAGCGCTGCGCCATGACGCCCAAGCGGTTGAGGCGCGCGCCGTTCTCGATGACTTGCGTCGGCAGGTCGATTTCCTGCGGCCCTTCGAGTTGATCGAGCGGATCTTGACGAAACACGACCGCCGCCACCGCATTCGCGCGCGATTCGGGGCCGAGGTGGATGAAGCGTTGGAGGCGTTTGTCGATCTCGCGCTGAGTTATGAGCAGGGGCACATCCCGTCGCTTGACGGGTTTCTGGGGTGGCTTGAGGCCAGCGATGCCGAGGTGAAACGCCAAACCGAATCGGCCGGACGGCGGGTTCGGGTGATGACGGTTCACGGGGCCAAGGGGTTGGAGGCACCGATTGTGATCCTGCCCGACACCGCCGCGCGAAAACCGCCAACCTCGCCGGCGATTGCGCAGATTGACGGTGTGCCCATTCTCAGGACGATCAAAGCCAACGCAACCGAGGCGCAACTGGCCGCAGATGCCGCCGCCGCCGCTTTGCGCGAGGAGGAAAACGATCGGTTGCTGTACGTTGCGTTGACGCGGGCCGAAAGCTGGCTGATCGTGGCCTGCGCGGGCGACCCGGCGGCAGAGTCAAGTTGGTACGCCAAGGTTGCTTTGGGCATGGAAAGTCTGGCCACCATACCGCTGGAAACCGCGCTGGGCGAGGGGGCTCGGCATGAACATGGCGTTTGGCCAAGGGCGCTGGGCGAAACGCCTGCATCTGACGCCGCGCAGGCGCAAACCCTGACGTTGGCCGATATTCCAGCGGCACCGGCAAAGCAGAAAACCGTGTCTCCGACAGCGCTGGGTGGGGCCAAGGCGCTTGCGGGCGCGGGTGATGATACAGACACGGCATTGGCGCGCGGGTCGTTGATTCACCGGCTGTTGGAGGTTTTGCCGACCGTTCCAGACCATCAGCGTGCGGCGGAAGGCTTGGCGCTTTTGGCCAGATCTGGCGACCCCGACGATGGTGCGGCTTGCTTGGCCGAGGCGCTGTCTGTGCTGGCCAATCCGGAACTGGCGCAGGTGTTCGACCGCACGGCGTTGATCGAAGTCGCGGTGGCGGGAACCTGGAATCAGCAGGGGCTTTGGGGCGTGATTGACCGGCTCTTGATTGATGACACGCGCGTGCTGGCGATTGATTTCAAGTCGAATCGCGTGGTGCCGCGCGATGCTGCCAGTGTACCCGAGGGGATTTTGCGGCAGATGGGTGCCTATGCGCACCTGCTGGCTGCGATTTACCCCGGACGACGGATCGAAACCGCACTGCTCTGGACGTCACAGGCTCGTTTGATGATGTTGGATGCGCCGATCGTAAACGCCGCACTTGCCCGCGCCGCCCTTGACCCGGCAGAGCCCGCTTCTTAG
- a CDS encoding SCO family protein, which translates to MIKAYSAGAAVFIAALLGVLGWLAFAPRDDDPFGPCRTTAVQGGLGSIGGPFELVNSLGETVTDADVITMPSILYFGYTFCPDVCPLDSARNALATELLEAEGHIVQPVFITVDPARDTPEVVGEFASIFHDRMIGLTGSDAQVRAASQAYRTFFARHDAEDEFYLVDHSTFSYFVLPGHGTVEVFRHDTPAEDVARAAQCFLERAQ; encoded by the coding sequence ATGATCAAAGCGTATTCAGCCGGAGCAGCGGTGTTTATCGCAGCGCTATTGGGTGTTTTGGGCTGGCTGGCCTTTGCGCCGCGCGACGATGACCCATTTGGCCCCTGCCGCACCACGGCGGTTCAAGGGGGGCTTGGCTCCATTGGTGGGCCGTTCGAACTGGTGAATTCACTGGGTGAAACCGTGACTGACGCCGATGTCATCACCATGCCGTCGATCCTGTATTTCGGCTATACATTCTGCCCGGATGTGTGCCCGCTGGACAGTGCGCGCAATGCGCTTGCGACCGAGTTGCTGGAGGCCGAGGGCCATATCGTGCAGCCGGTGTTCATCACCGTTGACCCGGCCCGCGACACACCCGAAGTGGTTGGCGAGTTCGCCAGCATTTTCCACGACCGCATGATTGGCCTGACAGGCAGCGATGCGCAGGTTCGCGCCGCCTCGCAAGCGTACCGCACCTTTTTTGCGCGGCATGACGCCGAGGACGAATTTTACCTCGTTGATCATTCGACGTTCAGTTATTTCGTCCTTCCCGGCCACGGCACTGTCGAAGTGTTCCGCCACGACACCCCCGCCGAGGACGTGGCCCGCGCCGCGCAGTGTTTTCTTGAACGCGCACAATAA
- a CDS encoding MarR family winged helix-turn-helix transcriptional regulator: protein MADQLARARVIKKLPKGLELSQFSVLNHLARTTDERTPAQLAKAFHVTRGAMTNTLQKLETAGYVHIRPDWNDARQKFVGISPSGRRARDEAIQAISPVISAVGESLGEAQIRAVLPILRDLRALLEGD, encoded by the coding sequence ATGGCCGATCAGTTGGCGCGCGCGCGTGTGATCAAGAAACTGCCAAAGGGGCTGGAGCTGTCACAATTCAGCGTGCTCAACCATCTGGCGCGCACCACCGACGAACGCACGCCCGCGCAATTGGCCAAAGCTTTTCACGTCACGCGCGGCGCTATGACCAACACGCTGCAAAAGCTTGAAACCGCGGGGTATGTCCATATTCGCCCTGACTGGAACGACGCGCGGCAGAAGTTTGTCGGAATCAGCCCCTCGGGACGACGGGCGCGCGACGAGGCGATTCAGGCGATTTCGCCAGTTATTTCAGCGGTCGGAGAATCCCTTGGCGAAGCGCAGATCCGCGCGGTTCTGCCGATCCTGCGCGATCTGAGGGCCTTGCTTGAAGGGGATTAA
- the grxC gene encoding glutaredoxin 3, which yields MAKIEIYSSPFCGYCHRAKRLLSTKGASFTEIDVIADPTRKAEMVKRANGGRTVPQIFINGVHVGGSDDLHALDRQGKLDAMLAASA from the coding sequence ATGGCCAAGATCGAAATCTATTCCTCGCCCTTCTGCGGGTATTGCCACCGGGCGAAGCGCTTGCTGTCCACAAAGGGCGCAAGTTTCACCGAAATCGACGTGATCGCCGATCCGACGCGCAAGGCCGAGATGGTCAAACGCGCAAACGGTGGCCGCACCGTGCCGCAAATCTTTATCAACGGTGTCCATGTGGGCGGGTCGGATGATCTGCACGCGCTGGATCGTCAAGGCAAGCTGGACGCAATGCTGGCCGCGAGCGCGTGA
- a CDS encoding PAS-domain containing protein, which yields MQQNLYFALLLVATSALTMFAVLLIMGAFRKTPSRATAPGQGGGDPVFLFEGTTLIDANERGVALLATLGKQGNTSSQDVWQRLTQFLSRDFPDLEAVLQDVPERERRSVPSRNASAKLEIIAERSNGTLRLTLVDTLAENGVVTMDRLSYRATQDELALLRRLIDTAPFMLWREGSQGQITWANGAYLRSLADDAELTTWPLPALFPLGDANATHRLSLTESTGKKRSNWFDVSRVPDEEGHLAFALPADEAHQADRAKHDFIQTLTKTFATLPIGLAVFDRARRLQMFNPALTDLTGLETEFLLSRPGLEGFLNRMRDKRVLPEPRDYRSWARRLLDIETTAPTGGFEETWTLPTGQTFRVSTNPHPDGALAFLIEDITSETHMTRHVRAEMETSQSVLNQIDSAIAVFAANGQLVLTNTAFSKLWTLEGEDALTAVTLPEALENWREASNNPQLWTRIASLTRPNSDEPVPVTGIMALPDGERLSVEARRTETGALMISFIQHDLQKTAPEADPRAVQRAQILRASA from the coding sequence ATGCAACAGAATCTATATTTCGCACTATTACTTGTCGCAACCTCCGCGCTCACGATGTTCGCGGTGCTGCTCATCATGGGGGCTTTTCGCAAAACGCCATCCCGTGCCACAGCCCCGGGGCAAGGGGGTGGCGATCCGGTTTTCTTGTTCGAGGGCACAACGCTGATTGACGCGAACGAACGTGGGGTTGCCCTGCTTGCAACGCTTGGCAAGCAGGGAAATACCAGCTCTCAAGACGTATGGCAGCGATTGACCCAGTTCCTGTCGCGCGACTTCCCTGACCTCGAGGCGGTCTTGCAGGACGTGCCAGAGCGCGAACGCAGGTCGGTTCCGTCGCGGAATGCGTCTGCCAAACTCGAAATCATCGCCGAACGATCAAACGGCACGCTGCGCCTGACGTTGGTCGATACGCTGGCCGAGAACGGTGTGGTGACGATGGATCGGCTTAGCTATCGCGCAACTCAGGATGAATTGGCCCTGCTGCGCCGCCTGATTGACACGGCCCCCTTCATGCTCTGGCGCGAAGGGTCTCAGGGGCAGATCACCTGGGCGAATGGCGCGTATCTGCGCAGCCTCGCCGACGACGCGGAATTGACAACCTGGCCCCTGCCCGCGCTGTTTCCGCTGGGCGATGCAAATGCGACGCACCGGCTCAGTCTGACGGAATCCACGGGCAAGAAGCGGTCAAACTGGTTCGACGTCAGCCGGGTGCCCGACGAAGAAGGGCATCTGGCGTTCGCGCTGCCCGCCGATGAAGCGCATCAGGCCGATCGCGCAAAGCACGACTTTATCCAAACGCTCACCAAGACATTTGCGACGCTTCCCATCGGGTTGGCGGTGTTTGATCGCGCGCGTCGCCTGCAGATGTTCAACCCGGCCCTCACCGATCTGACCGGCCTCGAGACCGAGTTCCTCTTGTCGCGCCCTGGTCTCGAGGGGTTCCTGAACCGGATGCGTGACAAGCGGGTTCTGCCCGAGCCGCGCGATTATCGCAGCTGGGCACGCCGTTTGCTGGATATCGAAACCACCGCCCCGACCGGTGGATTCGAGGAAACATGGACTCTGCCTACCGGCCAAACATTCCGGGTCAGCACCAATCCGCATCCAGATGGGGCACTGGCGTTTCTGATCGAGGATATAACGTCGGAAACCCATATGACCCGCCACGTCCGCGCCGAGATGGAAACCAGCCAATCCGTGTTGAACCAGATCGATTCGGCCATCGCGGTCTTTGCGGCGAACGGCCAGTTGGTTCTGACCAACACCGCCTTTTCAAAACTCTGGACCTTGGAGGGCGAAGACGCCCTGACCGCTGTAACCCTGCCCGAAGCTTTGGAAAATTGGCGCGAAGCCAGCAACAACCCGCAACTTTGGACGCGCATCGCCTCGCTTACACGCCCCAACAGCGACGAACCGGTGCCGGTCACTGGCATCATGGCCCTGCCCGACGGCGAGCGCCTGAGCGTCGAGGCGCGCCGCACAGAGACCGGCGCGCTGATGATTTCCTTCATTCAGCACGACCTACAAAAAACTGCCCCGGAGGCGGACCCCAGGGCAGTTCAACGCGCGCAAATTCTTCGCGCAAGCGCTTGA
- the regB gene encoding sensor histidine kinase RegB translates to MDMQTTGLMNRDVQGHWIRLQTLTRVRWLAASGQVIALLVAAYGLRLEFPLVLCLGVVGVSVMTNILSSYIYPRSKRLSELEAMLTLAFDMAQLTLLLFLTGGLINPFALMLIAPVTIAATALQLRSTLILGALAIGLATFLAFAFEPIHMRDGTILALPELFRFGFWAALVIGIAFIGLYSRSIAAEKLALTEALLAMRIALAREQKLTDLGGVIAAAAHELGTPLATIKLASAELIDALHDEPDLADDARLIREQADRCRAILHSMGEAGKDDMHLRHAPLETILTDAASPHLNRGKTILFSATANTDSGRMPEILRMPEIIHGLRNLIQNAVDFAQDHVWVEATWTDTSISVRVTDDGPGYPVYLLSRIGEPYLRDRRGEKRSEYEGMGLGLFIAKTLLERTGAVVRFDNCTDRNRPQGFPGTRCGAMAEVNWPRDAIQADPRGPLGENPHIKQSQDARR, encoded by the coding sequence ATGGATATGCAAACCACTGGACTGATGAACCGAGATGTCCAGGGGCATTGGATCCGGCTGCAAACCCTGACCCGTGTGCGCTGGTTGGCAGCCAGTGGTCAGGTGATCGCCCTTCTTGTCGCCGCCTATGGGTTGCGGCTGGAGTTTCCGCTGGTGCTTTGCCTCGGGGTGGTTGGCGTCTCGGTGATGACCAATATCCTGAGCAGCTATATCTATCCGCGCAGCAAGCGCCTGTCCGAACTCGAGGCCATGCTGACCTTGGCCTTTGACATGGCGCAACTGACGTTGTTGCTGTTCTTGACGGGCGGCTTGATCAATCCCTTCGCGCTGATGCTGATCGCACCCGTCACCATCGCCGCCACCGCCCTGCAACTGCGAAGCACGTTGATCTTGGGCGCGCTGGCGATCGGGCTTGCGACATTTCTGGCGTTTGCCTTTGAGCCGATCCATATGCGGGACGGCACCATCCTTGCCCTGCCTGAGCTTTTCCGCTTCGGCTTCTGGGCTGCGCTGGTCATCGGTATCGCGTTTATCGGCCTCTATTCCCGTTCGATTGCCGCCGAAAAACTGGCGCTGACCGAGGCGCTTCTGGCGATGCGCATTGCTCTGGCGCGCGAGCAAAAGTTGACCGACCTCGGCGGGGTCATTGCCGCCGCCGCGCATGAATTGGGCACCCCATTGGCGACCATCAAATTGGCATCGGCCGAGCTCATCGACGCCTTGCACGATGAACCGGACCTGGCTGATGACGCACGCTTGATCCGCGAACAGGCGGACCGTTGTCGCGCAATCCTGCACTCGATGGGCGAGGCGGGTAAAGACGACATGCATCTGCGCCACGCCCCGCTGGAAACGATCCTGACTGACGCCGCCTCACCCCATCTCAATCGCGGCAAGACAATCCTCTTCAGCGCCACGGCCAACACCGATTCGGGACGCATGCCCGAAATTCTGCGTATGCCCGAAATCATCCACGGACTTCGCAATCTGATCCAGAACGCGGTCGACTTTGCGCAGGATCACGTCTGGGTCGAGGCGACATGGACCGACACAAGCATCTCGGTGCGCGTGACCGATGATGGGCCGGGCTATCCGGTCTATCTGCTCAGCCGTATCGGCGAGCCCTATCTGCGGGATCGCCGGGGCGAAAAACGGTCCGAATACGAGGGGATGGGCCTGGGGCTTTTCATCGCGAAAACACTGCTGGAACGCACCGGCGCGGTGGTGCGATTCGACAATTGCACCGACCGGAACCGACCGCAGGGATTTCCCGGAACCCGCTGTGGCGCAATGGCCGAGGTCAATTGGCCTCGCGATGCGATCCAGGCGGATCCGCGCGGCCCCTTGGGTGAAAACCCCCACATCAAGCAGTCACAAGACGCCCGTCGGTAA
- a CDS encoding carbon-nitrogen hydrolase family protein: MRAGLLQLCVGDLPDENVALVRDALQRAVAGGAGFVVTPEATNCISASRSHQHDVLRVEAADPVLAMLREEAARAGIWVLVGSIIVKTDDPDGRFANRSLLITPTGDIAARYDKIHLFDVQVSETETYRESSAIRPGARAVVAQTPFATLGMTICYDVRFPHLFRDLAKAGAQVLCVPAAFSPVTGKAHWETLLRARAIETGCYVLAPAQTGNHPNTTGRDRATWGHALIIAPWGEVLADAGTEPGVIFADLAMDTVRDARRRIPALTHDRAYEPPGGPA, from the coding sequence ATGCGCGCGGGCCTGTTGCAGCTTTGCGTCGGGGATTTGCCCGATGAAAACGTAGCCCTCGTGCGGGACGCGCTGCAACGGGCTGTCGCGGGCGGGGCCGGGTTTGTGGTGACGCCCGAGGCCACCAATTGCATTTCGGCCAGTCGATCGCATCAACACGACGTGCTGCGCGTCGAGGCCGCAGACCCGGTCCTGGCCATGCTGCGCGAAGAAGCCGCGCGCGCCGGCATTTGGGTCTTGGTGGGCTCGATCATCGTCAAGACCGACGACCCGGATGGCCGCTTTGCCAACCGCTCGCTGCTGATCACGCCCACCGGCGACATCGCCGCACGGTATGACAAGATTCACCTGTTCGATGTGCAGGTCTCGGAAACCGAAACCTACCGCGAGTCCTCGGCCATTCGTCCCGGTGCGCGGGCCGTCGTGGCGCAGACCCCCTTTGCAACTCTGGGCATGACGATCTGCTATGATGTTCGCTTTCCGCATCTGTTTCGCGATCTGGCCAAGGCGGGCGCGCAGGTCTTGTGCGTTCCCGCCGCCTTCAGCCCGGTGACCGGCAAGGCGCATTGGGAAACCTTGCTGCGCGCGCGGGCCATCGAGACAGGCTGCTACGTCTTGGCGCCGGCGCAGACCGGCAATCACCCCAACACCACCGGCCGCGATCGCGCGACCTGGGGTCATGCGCTGATCATCGCGCCCTGGGGCGAGGTTCTGGCCGATGCGGGCACCGAGCCGGGTGTGATTTTTGCCGATCTTGCTATGGACACCGTCCGCGATGCCCGCCGCCGCATTCCGGCGCTGACCCACGACCGCGCCTATGAGCCACCCGGAGGCCCCGCGTGA